One stretch of Oncorhynchus clarkii lewisi isolate Uvic-CL-2024 chromosome 1, UVic_Ocla_1.0, whole genome shotgun sequence DNA includes these proteins:
- the LOC139409276 gene encoding palmitoyltransferase ZDHHC16A-like isoform X1, whose amino-acid sequence MRLCPTFLLQRWLWLCVCARQWHCRNGNNCRLPLCVRQIWAYLRLMVDSLYYNTLTNSDVVMDSLMEPILWMVDLLTRRFGAVFVCLLVILTTSILLVVYVVMLPVIFDTYSPSWIAWHMSYGHWNLVMIVFHYYKATNTAPGYPPTMKNSIPFVSMCKKCIIPKPARTHHCGICNTCILKMDHHCPWLNNCVGHFNQRYFFCFCVSMTLGCVYCSISGRNLFLDAYSAYSAIESTYQTPPLTFRDEMFHKSVIYMWVLTSVVAVSLGGLTIWHAVLISRGETSIERHLNNKETKRMRKCGKVYKNSFNYGRLNNWKVFLGVEKKSHWLTRVILPSGHVPIGNGLTWDIYPFRKDMMPV is encoded by the exons ATGCGGCTGTGCCCCACCTTCCTGCTGCAGCGCtggctgtggttgtgtgtgtgcgccagACAGTGGCACTGCAGAAATGGCAACAACTGCAGACTACCGCTGTGTGTGAGGCAGATATGGGCCTACCTCAGACTGATGGTCGACTCCCTCTATTACAACACCCTCACCAACTCTGATGTCGTCATGGACTCACTGATGGAACCCATCTTATGGATGGTGGACCTACTCACCCGCAGGTTCGGGgcg gtgTTTGTATGTCTGTTAGTGATACTGACCACTTCTATCCTGCTGGTAGTCTATGTGGTTATGCTGCCCGTGATCTTCGACACGTACTCTCCATCCTGGATAGCCTGGCACATGAGTTACGGACACTGGAACCTTGTCATGATCGTCTTCCACTATTATAAAGCTACCAATACTGCCCCAGGATACCCCcctacg ATGAAAAATTCAATTCCATTTGTGtccatgtgtaagaagtgtatcaTCCCCAAACCAGCCAGAACTCACCACTGTGGCATCTGCAACAC GTGCATTTTGAAAATGGACCATCATTGTC CGTGGCTGAATAACTGTGTCGGCCATTTTAACCAGCGCTACTTCTTCTGCTTCTGTGTCTCCATGACCCTGGGCTGTGTCTACTGCAGCATCAGTGGCCGGAACCTTTTCCTGGATGCTTATAGTGCTTATAGTGCTATAGAG AGCACCTACCAGACTCCTCCCTTAACGTTCAGAGACGAGATGTTCCACAAGAGTGTCATTTACATGTGGGTGTTAACCAG CGTGGTGGCTGTATCTCTTGGGGGGCTGACTATCTGGCACGCAGTGCTGATATCCCGAGGAGAGACCAGCATAGAGAGGCACCTCAACAACAAGGAGACCAAACGGATGCGGAAATGTGGCAAG GTGTACAAGAACTCATTTAACTATGGCAGACTGAACAACTGGAAAGTCTTCTTAGGTGTGGAGAAGAAAAG TCATTGGCTGACGCGAGTCATCCTGCCCTCTGGACATGTCCCCATTGGGAACGGCCTGACCTGGGACATCTATCCATTCAGAAAAGACATGATGCCCGTCTGA
- the LOC139409276 gene encoding palmitoyltransferase ZDHHC16A-like isoform X2 → MRLCPTFLLQRWLWLCVCARQWHCRNGNNCRLPLCVRQIWAYLRLMVDSLYYNTLTNSDVVMDSLMEPILWMVDLLTRRFGAVFVCLLVILTTSILLVVYVVMLPVIFDTYSPSWIAWHMSYGHWNLVMIVFHYYKATNTAPGYPPTMKNSIPFVSMCKKCIIPKPARTHHCGICNTCILKMDHHCPWLNNCVGHFNQRYFFCFCVSMTLGCVYCSISGRNLFLDAYSAYKRFKHMDKSGVPVTGKGQLIGILPPVQSTYQTPPLTFRDEMFHKSVIYMWVLTSVVAVSLGGLTIWHAVLISRGETSIERHLNNKETKRMRKCGKVYKNSFNYGRLNNWKVFLGVEKKSHWLTRVILPSGHVPIGNGLTWDIYPFRKDMMPV, encoded by the exons ATGCGGCTGTGCCCCACCTTCCTGCTGCAGCGCtggctgtggttgtgtgtgtgcgccagACAGTGGCACTGCAGAAATGGCAACAACTGCAGACTACCGCTGTGTGTGAGGCAGATATGGGCCTACCTCAGACTGATGGTCGACTCCCTCTATTACAACACCCTCACCAACTCTGATGTCGTCATGGACTCACTGATGGAACCCATCTTATGGATGGTGGACCTACTCACCCGCAGGTTCGGGgcg gtgTTTGTATGTCTGTTAGTGATACTGACCACTTCTATCCTGCTGGTAGTCTATGTGGTTATGCTGCCCGTGATCTTCGACACGTACTCTCCATCCTGGATAGCCTGGCACATGAGTTACGGACACTGGAACCTTGTCATGATCGTCTTCCACTATTATAAAGCTACCAATACTGCCCCAGGATACCCCcctacg ATGAAAAATTCAATTCCATTTGTGtccatgtgtaagaagtgtatcaTCCCCAAACCAGCCAGAACTCACCACTGTGGCATCTGCAACAC GTGCATTTTGAAAATGGACCATCATTGTC CGTGGCTGAATAACTGTGTCGGCCATTTTAACCAGCGCTACTTCTTCTGCTTCTGTGTCTCCATGACCCTGGGCTGTGTCTACTGCAGCATCAGTGGCCGGAACCTTTTCCTGGATGCTTATAGTGCTTATA AGCGCTTCAAACACATGGACAAATCAGGTGTACCGGTGACAGGGAAGGGGCAACTCATAGGCATCTTACCTCCTGTGCag AGCACCTACCAGACTCCTCCCTTAACGTTCAGAGACGAGATGTTCCACAAGAGTGTCATTTACATGTGGGTGTTAACCAG CGTGGTGGCTGTATCTCTTGGGGGGCTGACTATCTGGCACGCAGTGCTGATATCCCGAGGAGAGACCAGCATAGAGAGGCACCTCAACAACAAGGAGACCAAACGGATGCGGAAATGTGGCAAG GTGTACAAGAACTCATTTAACTATGGCAGACTGAACAACTGGAAAGTCTTCTTAGGTGTGGAGAAGAAAAG TCATTGGCTGACGCGAGTCATCCTGCCCTCTGGACATGTCCCCATTGGGAACGGCCTGACCTGGGACATCTATCCATTCAGAAAAGACATGATGCCCGTCTGA